The Porites lutea chromosome 11, jaPorLute2.1, whole genome shotgun sequence genome includes a region encoding these proteins:
- the LOC140951616 gene encoding polycomb group protein ASXL1-like, producing MSAGKGETKKKKGLTWAEAAKQVLARSADPLTHKDILKVIQEEGLRDLSRGTAPLACLNAMLHHHSRGPNDLFIKVEGRMSCYKLNPNRVETSGDNSGNSQDSDSDSMDMPDDSDFNHFLDKDSLNGLSNGKVKIPMGTNSVLMPQLKPPPPNPSPRDPKSKPSLTKDGRLQKKRGPKGPRSSTATKRPRLTSTRPVPKMVLKNLKVGTDESNAGSSAKNGNGKVKPSSVLIPPSSQLINPSRASVTANSIASHSFQNLPGTADDMDGRETLEKFSDLWTNSKPRRYKKMSVAAQLKKTKEGRIDISTPDSILTSIPLRSLINQRTFNMLPALYQYQLVKLLPRVDKSVGSDGGLRPSHSAFTNEFFASACHSWRDRLQDGDFMTDMQLKMRQEEERLAKLDPWKAKFFEPVWGKRKLSDTEESSQDLAHAYFTEPLSPAPAVPSHKDPNVGRSQLNPPKSARISSAMIQPLTVPVKKLPPHCLPKQRVSESRRSEAAKQLRANAKAGPSRPRSIPIYRMVTVAVANEALKAVRTCAPDNMLTTSTVYSRKRTIKTPCSETASDGSSMEPSATSLSNASVFTHEAVDLPKPATLIKQRPPSRAAMRSQAASKENSTRRGSATAGVSKGFSVNSVTSKAFSRSMLLKNCSCRLKAMEICRKCGAFCHDDCITAAQLCNACVN from the exons ATGAGCGCGGGAAAAGGCGAAACGAAGAAGAAAAAGGGTTTGACATGGGCTGAAGCGGCCAAACAG GTATTGGCGAGGTCGGCTGATCCTCTCACACACAAAGATATCCTTAAAGTGATACAGGAAGAAGGTTTGCGCGATTTAAG tcgCGGAACTGCTCCACTAGCATGCTTAAATGCTATGCTCCATCACCATTCCCGTGGCCCTAATGACTTGTTCATAAAGGTGGAAGGCCGGATGAGCTGTTACAAACTCAAT CCAAACAGAGTTGAAACCTCAGGAGACAATTCTGGTAACT CCCAAGACTCTGACTCAGACTCAATGGATATGCCTGATGACTCAGATTTCAACCATTTTCTTGACAAGGACAGTTTGAATGGCCTTAGTAATGGGAAAGTGAAGATACCCATGGGAACAAACAGTGTTTTGATGCCACAGCTGAAACCTCCCCCGCCCAATCCTTCTCCAAGGGATCCCAAGTCAAAGCCATCGCTCACCAAGGACGGAAGACTACAGAAGAAGCGTGGCCCCAAAGGGCCTCGCAGTTCAACAGCAACTAAAAGACCCAGGTTGACGAGTACAAGACCTGTCCcaaaaatggttttgaaaaaTCTGAAAGTGGGAACTGATGAGAGTAATGCTGGATCAAGCGCCAAGAATGGCAATGGGAAG GTTAAGCCTTCATCTGTGCTCATTCCACCATCATCCCAACTCATAAACCCATCTAGAGCATCAGTAACAGCTAACTCCATAGCTAGTCACAGCTTCCAGAATCTTCCAGGGACGGCTGATGACATGGATGGCAGAGAAACGCTGGAAAAATTTTCTGACCTTTGGACAAATTCAAAG CCAAGAAGGTACAAGAAAATGAGTGTTG CTGCTCAACTGAAGAAAACCAAGGAGGGAAGAATAGATATCTCAACTCCGGATTCCATTCTGACGAGTATTCCCTTGAGA tcacTTATAAACCAGCGTACATTCAACATGCTTCCAGCTCTCTATCAATATCAGTTAGTGAAGCTACTGCCAAGAGTGGACAAGTCAGTAGGCAGTGATGGTGGCCTCAG acCATCACATTCTGCTTTCACAAATGAGTTCTTTGCTAGTGCGTGTCATTCATGGAGAGATCGTCTTCAAGATG GAGACTTCATGACTGATATGCAACTAAAGATGAgacaagaagaagaaagattAGCTAAGTTGGATCCCTGGAAG GCCAAGTTTTTTGAACCTGTCTGGGGCAAGAG AAAACTTTCGGATACCGAAGAATCTTCGCAAGACCTTGCCCATGCTTATTTCACTGAACCACTGTCCCCAGCACCTGCTGTTCCGAGTCATAAGGATCCTAATGTTGGCAGGTCGCAGCTCAATCCTCCAAAATCAGCCAGGATATCAAGCGCCATGATACAACCTCTAACCGTCCCAGTTAAGAAACTTCCTCCTCACTGTCTTCCCAAACAAAGGGTGTCTGAGTCTCGGAGATCAGAGGCGGCGAAGCAGCTTAGAGCGAACGCAAAAGCTGGGCCGTCACGACCAAGGTCCATACCCATCTATCGGATGGTCACCGTCGCTGTTGCTAACGAAGCTCTTAAAGCCGTAAGGACTTGTGCGCCAGACAATATGCTCACTACTAGTACGGTATACTCAAGAAAAAGGACGATTAAGACTCCTTGTAGCGAGACTGCTTCTGATGGCTCTTCCATGGAGCCATCGGCAACTTCATTATCTAACGCGTCTGTATTTACACATGAGGCAGTAGATCTGCCGAAACCTGCAACACTTATAAAACAGAGACCACCATCGCGGGCTGCAATGCGCAGTCAAGCGGCCAGTAAAGAGAACTCGACACGCCGTGGTTCTGCCACGGCTGGTGTCTCAAAAGGCTTTTCAGTCAACTCTGTCACTTCCAAAGCCTTCAGCAGATCGATGTTACTGAAGAACTGTTCGTGTCGGCTGAAAGCCATGGAAATCTGCAGAAAATGTGGTGCTTTCTGTCACGATGACTGTATCACTGCCGCACAGCTTTGCAATGCGTGTGTCAACTAG